In a genomic window of Oncorhynchus keta strain PuntledgeMale-10-30-2019 chromosome 28, Oket_V2, whole genome shotgun sequence:
- the si:ch211-140b10.6 gene encoding protein POLR1D-like, whose protein sequence is MADDGELEKRAVEELLKETSRARVRAETMGPAGWMKCPLRSTNKRFLLNTLRTTIPQRRPAGHSGEQTSECRRRSRTPSTDHRDSHRRHRDEDSHRDSREHSLKDGHKRDKESNTCHRDGYKYRGVGDDDRYRHRDKKHRDKSVPGHKTHSPHSKEHSPSEVPSSCRDRSLRR, encoded by the exons ATGGCAGATGATGGCGAATTGGAGAA ACGTGCAGTGGAGGAGCTGCTGAAGGAGACCAGTAGGGCTCGGGTGCGAGCAGAAACAATGGGTCCAGCAGGCTG GATGAAATGTCCACTGCGTAGCACCAACAAGCGTTTCCTGCTCAACACACTGCGCACCACCATCCCACAGCGCCGCCCTGCTGGCCACTCAGGAGAACAGACATCAGAGTGTAGGAGGCGCAGCAGGACCCCATCCACAGACCACAGAGACAGTCACAGACGACACAGGGACGAAGACAGTCATAGGGACAGCAGAGAACATAGTCTCAAAGATGGACAcaaaagagacaaagagagcaaCACGTGCCACAGAGACGGCTACAAATACAGAGGGGTTGGAGACGATGACAGATACAGACATAGAGACAAGAAACACCGGGATAAAAGTGTCCCTGgtcacaaaacacacagtcccCATTCTAAAGAACACTCCCCATCTGAAGTCCCTTCCTCTTGTAGAGACCGCTCTCTCCGCCGATAG